GCGCGATATTCAATCCGTTTTGTCTGAAAGTATGTACCAAAGTTATCACCCATAAGGAAATACGGGCGGACAGCGCCGTTTCAGTGCGTCCGCCCCGTATGAATCGTTTTGATGAAAAAACCGAAACGGGCACCGCCGGTCGCGGCGATGCCCTCTCGCGCTCTTATTTCTTGTTCTCGCACTTCTGGTTGCCGACCGTGCAGGAAGTCTTGCAGGCGGACTGGCATGAAGTCTGGCATTCGCCGCAGCCGCGGGTGTCGCGGTTCTTTTTAAGAGTTCCTTCTGCGATTGTCTTGATGTGTTTCATTTTGATCTGCTCCTTTATATTGATATTCTTATCTGCGATTGACTCCGACGATCCCGCCCAAAGCAGCGAAACCGACGGACAGTCCTGCGCTGATCGCCGCAGCGCTCACGCCGGGAACGGTTTTGCCGGCGATAATACCGGCAAGAAAGGCGACTGCAAACATTACCGCGCCGGTCACGGCGCCGAACTTGATCCCCTTGCTTCCGGCAAGAACTCCGCTGACGAAACCGCCGGCGAACGCCCCGAGCGCCGTCGCCGCGTACGCGAGCACGGTCGCCCAGACGATCGGAAGCGAAAGCCAGAGTATCACTCCGGCGAAAAGCAGCATCAGCAGGATGCTCACGGCAAGCCCCGCCAAAACGCCCTTCAGCGTTATCTTCAATCCGGCCGCGGAAAACAGCCGCGTATTATTTCCGTCCATACGGTACACCTCCGGAACATATTTATTCCGGACGCGGACAAATTATGACGGAAACGAAATTATCAGTTACTCTCGTGGACTACCTTTTCCTGAACGGCCCACCTCTTGACTCTGAACTTCGTGCGGTCAACGCCGGACTCGATGACGAAGCCGTCGTCCTTGACCTGAACGATCCTGCCGACGACGCCGCTGATGGTAACGACTTCATCGCCGACGGTCAGGGTCTTGAGCATTTCTTTCGCTTTCTTTTCCTTCTTTCTCTGCGGCCTGATGAGGAACAGCCACATAAGAACGATGAAGACTACGGGAATAAGCAGCGTCAGATAGCTGGTCCAGTTCGGCGCGGCCTGCTGCGCCTGCGAGCCCTGCTCGGCCTGCTGCTGTTGCTGCTGGCCGATCGGATAGCAGCCGGTAAGCGCGAGCATGAGCATTCCGAGCGCAAGAATCAAAGCTAATACTTTTTTCATCTGTACCTCCAAATACGGATTTAGGCATTAAATACCATACTGGCTATATTATATCTTCCGTGTTAGTATTTTGCAAGTGAATTTTGATATTTTCATAAAAAAATCGCATATGCTCCCAATTGAATGTTTTTCTTGACATTTCGCCCGCGCGGTAATATACTGTCATTGTAAATCTTTGGGGCGGGGTGCGATTCCCCACCGGCGGTGAAAGTCCGCTAACTCCGGCGCGTCCGGAGCCGACACGGTGAAATTCCGTGACCGACGGTGTTGACCGGAAACGGTCTTCAGTCCGGATGAGAAAAGATTTGTTTTCTCCGTTATGAGTCATGCCCCGGTTTACGCGGGCATTTCTTTATGTGGAGGAACAAAAAATGAAAAAGCAACGCATTGATTTGAAAACGGTCGCCGTACTGGCAATGTTCGCGGCGATTTCGATCGTACTGGTCTATCTTGTGCACATACCGATATTCCCGTCGGCGCCGTATCTCGAATACGATCCCGCGGATATAATGATATTTATATGCTCTCTCGCGATCTCGCCGCTCTGGTCGATCGTGCTGACGGTCGTCGTATCGCTGGCGCAGGGGCTGCTGATAAGCGGCTTTAACCTCGGCATCATCATGCACATTGTCGCGACCGGGATCGCGGCTTTCGTCTGCGGAATGATATACAGAAAGCGCCGCACCTTCGTTTCCGCGATTGTCGGTCTCGGAGCCGCCGCGCTCATTGCCACGGCGGTCATGGTGCCGATGAACATCATCTTCACGCCCATTTACACCGGAATGGCGCGTTCGATAGTGGTTACTCTCCTGCCCTTCCCGATAATCCCGTTCAATCTCGTAAAATTCGGCATCAACGCCGTCGTTACCGGACTGCTCTTCAAGCCCGTTATGCTCATCCTCAACAAAACGGGCGTAACAGATTGATAATCGAGGTGGAAACTTGATCGAAGCGATTAAGACGTTCTTTACCGAAACGTTCCCGCCGCAGCTCGCGGTCTTCTTCTGCTCGATGATACCGATCATCGAGCTGCGCGGAGCCATACCTCTCGGATGCGTATTGGGACTGCCCTTCTGGCAGTCCTTCGGCATCGCCGTTATCGGAAACCTGATACCCGCGCCGTTCATACTGCTTTTCATCCACAAGATCATCGGCTGGCTGAAGCGTTTTAAGCTCACGCGCAGGATGGCGCTGTGGGCGGAACGCAGAGCCGAGGTAAAGTCGGAAAGGCGGGAAAACCTGTCGTTCCTCGGGCTCGCGGTTTTCGTCGCGATCCCGCTGCCGGGAACCGGCGCGTGGACCGGCTCGCTCGTCGCGAACTTCCTCGGGATACGCTTCAAAAAGGCGTTTCTCGCCGTTATTCTCGGCGTTCTCGTAGCCGGCGTCGTCGTCACCTGTATTTCTTACGGTATAGCCGGCATATTTTAAGCGATTTCACTTGACAATAAACGCAATATGTTGTAATATATTCAGTTGGAAACCACAACATATTTATTTCAACATACAGGAGGAAAAAGTATGAGCAGATATCTTTTCACCAGCGAATCCGTTACCGAGGGGCATCCCGATAAGGTCTGCGACCGTATCTCCGATTCCGTCCTCGACGCGATAATCGCCAACGACCCCAACGCGCGCGTTGCCTGCGAGACCACCGCGACAACCGGCATCGTCAGCGTTATGGGCGAAATCACCACAACTTCTTACGCCGATATTCCCGGCATCGTCAGAAAGGCGCTCCGCGACATCGGCTACACGAGCGAGTGCGGCTTCGACGCCGACACCTGCGCTGTCG
This genomic stretch from Clostridia bacterium harbors:
- the scfA gene encoding six-cysteine ranthipeptide SCIFF, whose translation is MKHIKTIAEGTLKKNRDTRGCGECQTSCQSACKTSCTVGNQKCENKK
- a CDS encoding TIGR04086 family membrane protein encodes the protein MDGNNTRLFSAAGLKITLKGVLAGLAVSILLMLLFAGVILWLSLPIVWATVLAYAATALGAFAGGFVSGVLAGSKGIKFGAVTGAVMFAVAFLAGIIAGKTVPGVSAAAISAGLSVGFAALGGIVGVNRR
- the yajC gene encoding preprotein translocase subunit YajC; amino-acid sequence: MLALTGCYPIGQQQQQQAEQGSQAQQAAPNWTSYLTLLIPVVFIVLMWLFLIRPQRKKEKKAKEMLKTLTVGDEVVTISGVVGRIVQVKDDGFVIESGVDRTKFRVKRWAVQEKVVHESN
- a CDS encoding ECF transporter S component, with protein sequence MKKQRIDLKTVAVLAMFAAISIVLVYLVHIPIFPSAPYLEYDPADIMIFICSLAISPLWSIVLTVVVSLAQGLLISGFNLGIIMHIVATGIAAFVCGMIYRKRRTFVSAIVGLGAAALIATAVMVPMNIIFTPIYTGMARSIVVTLLPFPIIPFNLVKFGINAVVTGLLFKPVMLILNKTGVTD
- a CDS encoding small multi-drug export protein — translated: MIEAIKTFFTETFPPQLAVFFCSMIPIIELRGAIPLGCVLGLPFWQSFGIAVIGNLIPAPFILLFIHKIIGWLKRFKLTRRMALWAERRAEVKSERRENLSFLGLAVFVAIPLPGTGAWTGSLVANFLGIRFKKAFLAVILGVLVAGVVVTCISYGIAGIF